The Bremerella cremea sequence CGAATCCATTATTCGCAATGTCGTAGCCCAGGTGCTCGCCGAAGTCGGCAAGGCCCCTCCGGTAACTTCCGGTTTCAAAGGACGCTATGGCATCTTTGATTGTGCCGACGAAGCGGTTCGTGCCGCTCGTGAAGCATTCGAGAAACTCTCGGAACGCACCATCGAAGATCGCAAGCGAATCATCGATCACATCCGTCGTATCTCGATCGACCAAAAGGTCGAGCTAGGCACGATGGAAATGAACGAAACCAAGATCGGCAAACTCGCGCACAAGATCGAGAAGCTGGAACTGCTGGGTCGCAAGACACCTGGTGTCGAGTTTCTGCGAAGCGAAGTCTATAGCGGCGACCATGGTCTGGCTGTGATCGAACATGCTCCGTTTGGCGTGATCGGCTGTATCACCCCGGTGACGCACTCGCTGCCGACAATCACCGGCAACGCCGTCAACATGATCGCTGGCGGTAACACGCTGGTCGTCAATCCCCACCCTGGCGGCAAGAAAGTGGCCGCTGAAGGTGTTCGTCGCTTCAACAAAGCGATTTACGACGACCTGGGCATCGACAACCTGATCTGTGTGATCGCCGAACCGACCCTCGAATCAGCCGACCTCATTTTCCATCACCGCGACGTGGCCATGATCTGCGTCACCGGTGGTCCGGCGGTTGCTCGGGCGGCCCTGAATAGTGGCAAGAAGGCAGTCGTCGCCGGTCCTGGTAACCCACCGGTAGTGGTTGACGAAACGGCCGACCTCGATCGGGCGGCTCGTAGCATCATTCAAGGTGGTGGCTACGATAACAACCTGCTGTGCATTGCCGAGAAAGAAGTGTTCGTCGTCAACTCGGTTTTTGATGAACTGATGCGAGCGATGGAACGTGCCGGTGCCGTTCGCTTGAATTCCAGCGAAATCGATCGTCTGACTTCCGTCGCGATTACCGAAGTCGGCGAACCTGGCAAGACCAAGCAAGTCGCCGCTAAAGAGTTCATCGGCCAAGACGCCGCCGTCCTGGCTCGTGCCGCTGGCAAGAACATTTCGTCAGATGTCGAGTTGGTCTTCGGCGAAACGGACGAGCAAAACCCATTCGTCCCCGTCGAACAGATGATGCCCTTTATTCCCTTTGTTCGTTGCCACGATGTCGACGAAGCGATCCAGAAGGCGAAGTACTACGAACATGGCTTCCGCCACACGGCCATCATCCACAGCAACAACGTTCGCAACATGAGCAAGATGGGCCGTGTGATGGACACAACTTTGTTCGTTAAGAACGGACCAAGTCCTGCGGCCCTTGGTGTCGGAGGGGAAGGTTATATTTCGTTCTCCATCGCCACCCCCACCGGCGAAGGCGTCACCACTCCGCTGACTTTCACGCGGGAACGACGCTGCTCGTTGATTGACGATTTGTGCATCCTGGGCCATCCGGCGAAAGGTTAGACCCTAGATGAATACGGCACGCGTGGTCGGTACCGCCACCAGCACGGTCAGGCACGTCTCGATGCGAGGCTGGAAGCTGCTGGTGGTGCAACCGCTGCAGGTCGACGGCATTACGCCCGATGGCTACCCACTGGTCGCGGTCGATG is a genomic window containing:
- a CDS encoding aldehyde dehydrogenase family protein; its protein translation is MQFDESIIRNVVAQVLAEVGKAPPVTSGFKGRYGIFDCADEAVRAAREAFEKLSERTIEDRKRIIDHIRRISIDQKVELGTMEMNETKIGKLAHKIEKLELLGRKTPGVEFLRSEVYSGDHGLAVIEHAPFGVIGCITPVTHSLPTITGNAVNMIAGGNTLVVNPHPGGKKVAAEGVRRFNKAIYDDLGIDNLICVIAEPTLESADLIFHHRDVAMICVTGGPAVARAALNSGKKAVVAGPGNPPVVVDETADLDRAARSIIQGGGYDNNLLCIAEKEVFVVNSVFDELMRAMERAGAVRLNSSEIDRLTSVAITEVGEPGKTKQVAAKEFIGQDAAVLARAAGKNISSDVELVFGETDEQNPFVPVEQMMPFIPFVRCHDVDEAIQKAKYYEHGFRHTAIIHSNNVRNMSKMGRVMDTTLFVKNGPSPAALGVGGEGYISFSIATPTGEGVTTPLTFTRERRCSLIDDLCILGHPAKG
- a CDS encoding EutN/CcmL family microcompartment protein codes for the protein MNTARVVGTATSTVRHVSMRGWKLLVVQPLQVDGITPDGYPLVAVDAVNAGPGELVMITSDGKSTSELLNYPRTPVRWTVIGIIDE